The following coding sequences are from one Pigmentibacter sp. JX0631 window:
- a CDS encoding inorganic diphosphatase → MSVNPWHPWHSVSVGEKVPSIVTAIIEIPRGSKNKYEIDADSGLLFLDRVLSSPMFYPINYGFIPQTYCDDGDPLDVMVIGQDPVHPLSMMDARVIGCLKMIDGGDADDKILAVHSDDPQFKHITDIKQLEEINPHYLKEIEQFFKTYKLLENKKVEIVGWQGKEEAEKVIKESIDFYNRNKDMLKK, encoded by the coding sequence ATGTCAGTTAATCCTTGGCACCCATGGCATTCCGTCAGCGTTGGTGAAAAAGTTCCTTCAATTGTTACAGCTATTATTGAAATTCCTCGTGGTTCAAAAAATAAGTATGAAATAGACGCTGATTCAGGTCTTTTATTTCTAGATAGAGTTCTTTCTAGCCCAATGTTTTATCCTATTAATTACGGTTTTATCCCTCAAACTTATTGTGATGACGGTGATCCCCTAGATGTTATGGTGATAGGGCAAGATCCTGTACACCCACTTAGCATGATGGACGCTCGAGTAATCGGCTGTTTAAAAATGATCGACGGTGGTGATGCTGACGATAAAATTCTTGCTGTTCATTCTGATGATCCGCAGTTCAAACATATAACAGACATCAAACAGCTAGAAGAAATTAATCCGCATTATTTAAAAGAAATCGAACAATTTTTCAAAACTTATAAGTTGTTAGAAAACAAAAAAGTTGAAATTGTTGGATGGCAAGGAAAAGAAGAAGCTGAAAAAGTTATTAAAGAATCTATAGATTTTTATAATAGAAACAAAGATATGTTAAAGAAATAA
- a CDS encoding translation initiation factor, which yields MTEKKKTKPIKLEWSGNIASVGQESPVNLKKSETKEEKKQPNAIQGKLKIRTETKGRAGKPVAILFNFSDPEAHNPESLKLLCSKLKTSLACGGTVENNEIVLTIREINKLKEVLKNFQLNSN from the coding sequence ATGACAGAAAAAAAGAAAACCAAACCTATTAAATTGGAATGGAGCGGTAACATCGCTTCTGTAGGGCAGGAGTCACCAGTAAATTTAAAGAAATCGGAAACTAAAGAAGAAAAAAAACAGCCCAATGCTATTCAAGGAAAATTAAAAATAAGAACTGAAACAAAAGGTAGGGCAGGAAAGCCAGTAGCCATATTATTTAACTTTAGCGATCCGGAAGCACATAATCCAGAAAGTCTAAAACTGCTTTGCTCAAAACTTAAAACTTCTCTGGCCTGCGGCGGAACAGTTGAAAATAATGAAATTGTATTAACAATTCGTGAAATTAATAAATTAAAAGAAGTACTTAAAAATTTTCAATTAAATTCTAATTAA
- a CDS encoding alpha/beta hydrolase: MKTKVTKFNGLYVCLHIPEFWNGKTVLYVHGGPGSHSYDFECGIQSFPQLKNSMFAFITYDQRGSGRSENSSQSLKELSHAINIEDLTYLIKDLPKIFNLDKIDIVFGHSYGARLVYDTLWKHPHINILYLLVGTNIYPNDAFNTSLFLDLQILKNTQPEEYELALKLIVNNNKEPYLLSPKIRKLFNCLSSRQTARQHFYWANPKVQTWWNKINTNSKVHDNDEVYFRIVETFNDEKFNTGNYDPSHLCQFGKYIIGFHDILMNGTTTFPEIKNNIIKCYASSHYPQFEEPEIFINALRSLLHEEQNYTPNYKNVSGNA, translated from the coding sequence TTGAAGACAAAAGTAACAAAGTTCAATGGACTATATGTTTGTTTGCATATTCCCGAATTCTGGAATGGAAAAACAGTATTGTATGTTCATGGAGGCCCTGGAAGTCATTCATATGATTTTGAATGTGGAATTCAATCTTTTCCCCAATTAAAAAATTCTATGTTTGCTTTTATTACCTATGATCAAAGGGGCTCAGGCCGCTCTGAGAACAGTTCACAAAGTTTAAAAGAACTTTCACACGCTATAAATATAGAAGACTTGACCTATCTAATAAAAGATTTACCAAAAATCTTTAATTTAGATAAGATTGATATTGTTTTTGGGCATAGCTATGGTGCCCGTTTAGTTTATGACACTTTATGGAAGCATCCACATATAAACATTTTGTATTTACTTGTAGGCACAAATATTTATCCAAATGATGCTTTTAATACTTCACTTTTTCTTGATTTACAAATATTGAAAAATACTCAGCCCGAAGAATATGAGCTTGCTTTAAAATTAATTGTAAATAATAATAAAGAACCTTATTTACTTTCACCAAAAATAAGAAAACTTTTTAACTGTCTGAGTAGCAGACAGACAGCAAGGCAACATTTTTATTGGGCTAATCCTAAAGTCCAAACATGGTGGAACAAAATAAACACAAATAGTAAAGTTCATGATAATGATGAAGTCTACTTTAGAATTGTTGAAACATTTAATGATGAAAAATTTAATACAGGAAATTATGACCCCAGTCATTTATGCCAATTTGGAAAATATATAATTGGTTTTCATGATATATTAATGAATGGTACAACAACGTTTCCTGAAATTAAAAATAATATTATTAAATGTTATGCTTCTTCGCACTACCCACAGTTTGAAGAACCAGAAATATTTATCAATGCATTAAGAAGTTTATTACATGAAGAACAAAATTATACCCCAAATTATAAAAATGTTAGTGGCAATGCTTAA
- a CDS encoding CHAP domain-containing protein — protein sequence MKKIILLLSLSYSSIFAADLTKYCENSAVNKCVTPYGEKLGASNGVSAYSNCRSECVKPIPNSFKKENEKDVYTGIKWQCVEYARRWWITQKNITFGSVDTANEIFDLTSAEDLKTGKKIKLIKTSNGETTIPKEGDLLIYKKSGKDENLPYGHVAVIVNVNISEGYVDIAEANYNNSVWEEKEKYSRRLALVAKDNKFVIYDVNYKNYKKEDFSDKSNIILGWVRADF from the coding sequence ATGAAAAAAATAATATTATTATTGTCTTTAAGTTATTCCTCTATATTTGCTGCTGATTTAACAAAATATTGTGAAAATTCAGCCGTGAATAAGTGCGTCACTCCATATGGAGAAAAACTAGGTGCTAGTAATGGAGTTAGCGCCTATTCAAATTGTCGTTCGGAATGTGTAAAGCCCATTCCAAATTCATTTAAAAAAGAAAATGAAAAAGATGTATACACGGGAATTAAATGGCAATGCGTTGAGTATGCAAGACGGTGGTGGATAACTCAAAAAAATATCACTTTTGGATCAGTAGATACCGCAAATGAAATTTTTGACCTTACCTCGGCGGAAGATTTAAAAACTGGAAAAAAAATTAAACTTATTAAAACTTCAAATGGTGAAACTACGATTCCAAAAGAAGGTGATTTATTAATTTATAAAAAATCTGGAAAAGATGAAAATCTTCCATATGGGCATGTTGCGGTGATAGTAAATGTGAATATTTCTGAAGGATATGTAGATATAGCTGAAGCAAATTATAACAATTCAGTTTGGGAAGAAAAAGAAAAATATTCAAGAAGGCTGGCTTTAGTGGCTAAAGATAATAAATTCGTTATTTATGATGTAAATTATAAAAATTATAAAAAAGAAGATTTTTCTGATAAAAGTAACATAATTTTAGGCTGGGTGAGAGCTGATTTTTAA
- a CDS encoding DUF4442 domain-containing protein — MNLIDLLKEKIPPEKLFKLLRFWPPYLGAGIKVTNVSTDILKLEVEMDLTWYNKNFVGTHFGGSLFAMTDPFYMLMLIKNLGSSYIIWDKSAKIEFIKPAKGKVKAHFEFTKDEIDEIKYNCDIKKKYIFNKEIFIFDEIGELVTKVEKTLYVKKSNVT, encoded by the coding sequence TTGAATCTAATTGATTTACTTAAAGAAAAAATACCGCCTGAAAAGTTATTTAAATTGCTTCGCTTTTGGCCTCCATACTTAGGAGCTGGTATTAAAGTTACAAATGTCAGTACAGATATTTTGAAGCTTGAAGTCGAAATGGATCTCACTTGGTATAACAAAAATTTTGTGGGCACTCATTTTGGAGGCTCACTTTTTGCCATGACAGACCCATTTTACATGCTAATGCTGATAAAAAACTTAGGAAGTAGCTATATAATTTGGGATAAATCAGCAAAAATTGAATTTATAAAACCAGCAAAAGGAAAAGTCAAAGCTCATTTTGAATTTACAAAAGATGAGATTGATGAAATTAAATATAATTGTGACATTAAGAAAAAATATATCTTTAATAAAGAAATATTTATTTTCGATGAAATAGGAGAATTGGTAACAAAAGTGGAAAAAACTTTGTATGTTAAAAAATCTAACGTTACTTAG
- a CDS encoding helix-turn-helix domain-containing protein — MKKTKLKIIEAATNLFIQKGFSGASISEIAKEAGINQSLIYHHVGNKLELWKTVKKHLLNVNLSNSVKENLKSNTLIELINSIVISRINFYNSDPRIKRLMQWQQLEDSQDVFKIESNMSPHLWIKKINKLQNIGEISNKYTAEFYGFIIYSLVNSLIFDSYNVIKKDLKKNSDYVENIIEVIVDILRSK, encoded by the coding sequence ATGAAAAAAACAAAATTAAAAATCATCGAAGCTGCAACAAATCTTTTTATTCAAAAAGGATTTTCAGGAGCTTCAATTAGTGAAATAGCTAAAGAAGCAGGAATTAACCAAAGTTTAATTTATCATCATGTAGGAAATAAACTTGAGCTTTGGAAAACAGTAAAAAAGCATCTTTTAAATGTAAATTTATCTAACTCTGTTAAGGAAAATTTAAAAAGCAATACTTTAATTGAATTGATTAACAGTATCGTAATTTCTAGAATTAATTTTTACAATAGTGATCCAAGAATCAAAAGGCTGATGCAATGGCAACAATTAGAAGATAGCCAAGATGTTTTTAAGATTGAAAGTAATATGTCTCCTCATTTATGGATTAAAAAAATTAATAAATTGCAAAATATCGGAGAAATATCAAACAAATATACGGCTGAATTTTATGGATTTATTATTTATAGTTTAGTAAATTCGCTTATTTTTGATAGTTACAATGTTATAAAGAAAGATTTAAAAAAGAATAGTGATTATGTTGAAAATATTATTGAAGTTATAGTTGATATTTTAAGATCTAAGTAA
- a CDS encoding cytochrome b/b6 domain-containing protein, whose amino-acid sequence MKEKNETSIEIEKYERKKIYDYFLIFLHWWNALSIFCLMLTIWIKPLLKSLNNWKEVLYSFHTYIGYALIFGLILRIIWGIIGPKHARFINMFQPSLYFKVIKLKKFKLLKSQDWGHDILGSLAYLKVYILLFIQALTGLYLAGKVLSIGPFMNFMVFTSEKTISDKIMKKTHEIIFYILMIFIIIHIFMLIYTEVKEKFPVAQSMLSGFQYRKKK is encoded by the coding sequence ATGAAAGAAAAAAATGAAACAAGTATAGAAATTGAAAAATATGAAAGAAAAAAAATTTATGACTATTTTTTAATATTTCTTCACTGGTGGAATGCTTTATCAATTTTTTGCTTAATGCTAACTATTTGGATTAAACCTTTATTAAAATCTTTAAATAATTGGAAAGAAGTTCTTTATAGTTTCCATACATATATTGGATACGCTTTAATATTTGGATTAATTTTACGAATAATATGGGGAATTATTGGACCAAAACATGCAAGATTTATTAATATGTTTCAACCATCACTATACTTTAAAGTTATAAAATTAAAAAAATTTAAACTTTTAAAAAGCCAAGATTGGGGGCATGATATTCTTGGTAGTTTAGCATACTTAAAAGTTTATATACTTCTTTTTATTCAAGCATTAACAGGTTTATACTTAGCAGGAAAAGTTTTGAGTATAGGTCCATTTATGAATTTTATGGTATTTACAAGTGAGAAAACAATCTCAGACAAAATTATGAAAAAAACTCATGAAATAATTTTCTATATATTAATGATTTTTATTATAATTCATATTTTTATGTTAATTTATACTGAAGTAAAAGAAAAATTCCCTGTTGCACAATCAATGCTAAGCGGTTTCCAATATCGGAAGAAAAAATAA
- a CDS encoding DUF3135 domain-containing protein, which yields MEKDSNFINLHNTSLLKALANRKAYFDSLSPAKREEAYKFQEIIDSELAKAGNQANRMSVIQRLMREQLLELQKQTSSLAGSLKELGENIHSLKPENFEH from the coding sequence TTGGAAAAAGATAGTAATTTCATAAATTTACATAATACATCGCTGCTAAAAGCTCTTGCTAATAGAAAAGCCTATTTTGACTCCCTTTCTCCTGCAAAAAGAGAAGAAGCATATAAATTTCAAGAGATTATAGATAGTGAATTAGCCAAAGCTGGCAATCAAGCAAACCGCATGTCTGTGATTCAAAGGTTAATGCGTGAACAACTTCTAGAGCTGCAAAAACAAACAAGCTCCCTTGCAGGAAGCTTGAAAGAATTAGGTGAAAACATACATTCATTAAAACCTGAAAACTTCGAACATTAA
- the sucC gene encoding ADP-forming succinate--CoA ligase subunit beta, whose translation MNIHEYQAKDLLSRFGLSIPQGKLAYTATEAEWAARNLGCGKDGRIAVVKAQVHSGGRGKAGGVKLAKTPEEAFSAAEKMLGMTLVTNQTGPQGKKVHKLLIAEGCDIEKEYYFALVVNRETATIGVMASTEGGMDIEEVAEKHPEKIITADIDPTVGLQDFTVRKLSLGLGFGLGTPLAKDFAKTLKGLYQAFLTYDCSMVEINPLVLTKKGSLAILDCKMSFDENAMFRHPDIADLRDYEEDDPRELEASKYGLSYVSLEGNIGCLVNGAGLAMATMDIIKQTGGQPSNFLDVGGGASQETVTQAFRIILRDKAVKGIFVNIFGGIMKCDVIANGIVAAAKELGLKVPLVVRLEGTNVELGKKILTESGLNILSASSMADGAQKIVQAVK comes from the coding sequence ATGAACATTCATGAGTATCAAGCTAAGGATTTACTTTCCCGTTTTGGACTTAGTATTCCACAAGGTAAATTAGCATACACCGCTACTGAAGCTGAGTGGGCTGCCCGTAATTTAGGCTGTGGAAAAGATGGAAGAATTGCAGTTGTAAAAGCTCAAGTTCATTCAGGAGGAAGAGGTAAAGCTGGTGGGGTGAAACTTGCAAAAACGCCAGAAGAAGCTTTTTCTGCTGCAGAAAAAATGCTTGGAATGACTCTTGTTACAAATCAAACTGGCCCACAAGGGAAAAAAGTTCATAAATTACTTATTGCTGAGGGATGTGATATTGAAAAAGAATATTACTTTGCTTTAGTAGTGAACAGAGAGACGGCGACTATTGGCGTTATGGCTTCAACAGAAGGCGGCATGGATATTGAAGAAGTTGCTGAAAAACATCCTGAAAAAATAATTACTGCAGATATTGATCCTACAGTTGGATTACAAGATTTCACAGTCCGTAAATTAAGTTTAGGTCTTGGTTTCGGACTAGGAACACCTCTGGCAAAAGATTTTGCAAAAACTTTAAAAGGCCTCTATCAAGCTTTTCTTACATATGACTGCTCAATGGTTGAAATTAATCCACTCGTTCTCACCAAAAAAGGTTCATTGGCAATACTTGACTGTAAAATGAGCTTTGATGAAAATGCGATGTTTAGACATCCAGATATTGCTGATTTAAGAGACTATGAAGAAGATGATCCAAGAGAATTAGAAGCTTCAAAATATGGATTAAGTTATGTTTCACTTGAAGGTAACATTGGCTGTTTAGTTAATGGAGCTGGATTAGCTATGGCAACCATGGACATAATTAAACAAACTGGAGGACAACCTTCTAACTTTTTAGATGTTGGAGGAGGCGCCAGTCAAGAAACAGTAACTCAAGCTTTCAGAATTATTCTTCGTGACAAAGCTGTTAAAGGTATTTTTGTAAATATCTTTGGTGGAATTATGAAATGCGATGTCATTGCAAACGGTATTGTTGCCGCAGCTAAGGAACTAGGATTAAAAGTACCATTAGTCGTTAGACTCGAAGGTACAAATGTTGAGCTAGGGAAAAAAATATTAACAGAATCAGGATTAAATATTTTAAGCGCATCGTCCATGGCTGATGGAGCGCAAAAAATAGTTCAAGCTGTAAAGTAA
- the sucD gene encoding succinate--CoA ligase subunit alpha, producing the protein MSILVGKQTKLICQGISGSAGKFHSEKCAEYGTNLVGGVVPGKGGSTVLDKPVFNTVAEAMHKTGANASMVFVPPPFAADSILEAIDAGIELIVAITEGIPVLDMLRVKKALLNAGGKTRLIGPNCPGVITPGDKCKIGIMPGHIHLPGRIGIISKSGTLTYEAVGQTSALGIGQSTCVGIGGDPINGTSFIDVLEMFQKDPETDAVIMIGEIGGTLEIEASDWIKRNMKKPVVGFIAGQTAPKGKRMGHAGAIISGGKGTAEEKIDAMKSCGLHVAMSPADMGITLKKALGL; encoded by the coding sequence ATGTCTATTCTTGTAGGTAAACAAACAAAATTAATTTGCCAAGGAATTTCTGGTAGCGCTGGTAAATTTCATTCAGAAAAATGCGCAGAATATGGAACAAATTTAGTTGGAGGAGTTGTTCCTGGGAAAGGCGGCTCTACAGTTTTAGATAAACCAGTATTTAATACAGTAGCTGAAGCTATGCACAAAACAGGTGCTAATGCATCTATGGTTTTTGTACCTCCACCTTTTGCAGCGGATTCTATCTTAGAAGCGATCGATGCTGGTATTGAATTGATTGTTGCTATCACTGAAGGAATTCCAGTACTAGACATGTTGAGAGTTAAAAAAGCTCTTCTAAATGCTGGTGGTAAAACAAGGTTAATAGGACCAAACTGTCCAGGAGTCATTACCCCAGGTGATAAATGTAAAATAGGTATCATGCCCGGACATATCCATCTGCCTGGACGCATTGGGATTATTAGTAAATCAGGAACATTAACATACGAAGCCGTAGGCCAAACTTCTGCTTTAGGAATAGGGCAATCAACTTGTGTAGGAATTGGCGGAGATCCTATTAATGGTACAAGTTTTATTGATGTTCTTGAAATGTTTCAAAAAGACCCTGAGACAGATGCTGTAATAATGATAGGGGAAATTGGTGGAACTTTAGAAATTGAAGCTTCTGACTGGATTAAAAGGAATATGAAAAAGCCAGTTGTAGGCTTTATAGCAGGTCAAACTGCTCCTAAAGGAAAAAGAATGGGACATGCCGGAGCTATTATTAGCGGCGGAAAAGGTACCGCTGAAGAAAAAATAGATGCTATGAAATCATGTGGCTTACATGTCGCAATGAGTCCAGCTGATATGGGCATAACTTTGAAAAAGGCATTAGGCCTTTAA
- a CDS encoding glycosyltransferase family 87 protein, producing the protein MQYSQNVIGKNFFYKNSLLFFIFIFTAIFILIELKNGRYWQSDFEVYYKAAVRMLNSENLYRIVEDNFYRYKYSPAAAILYTPFTLLPFEIAKYSYTFFLSFLIYIIIKISYKMSKIDDNYIQTYKNKLFVYCIIMVGIANNFTRELHLGQANIIILFFSLFSVYTKDKNRFLSAFFLAYSGIIKPYFILFIVYYILQKEFKYLLYLILSILIISFIPLIFFNFNSFIENYQLWFNEIKIEILRERSEISYGNISIFTFFDNFFISILNLKKELSHIITLSLTGIFTYLFLIESKKKLDKNLRSFYNFSFLLSLIPLLASNGRSIYIFSFPLIFLTSFIFKRKNNLLITLYIIAIFLIGINFGDIQLISTFIRKYSLMPLGVLILLSILFYNVKKIKITNTAGI; encoded by the coding sequence ATGCAATACTCCCAAAATGTCATTGGAAAAAATTTTTTCTATAAAAACTCTTTGCTATTTTTTATTTTTATTTTCACAGCCATATTTATTTTAATTGAATTAAAGAATGGAAGATATTGGCAAAGTGATTTTGAAGTATACTACAAAGCTGCCGTACGAATGCTAAATTCTGAAAATTTATATAGAATTGTAGAAGATAATTTTTATAGATATAAGTACTCACCTGCAGCAGCTATTCTTTATACACCATTTACTTTATTACCATTTGAAATAGCAAAATATTCATACACTTTTTTTCTTAGCTTTCTTATATATATAATAATAAAAATATCATATAAAATGTCAAAAATTGATGACAATTATATTCAAACTTATAAAAATAAACTTTTTGTATATTGTATTATCATGGTTGGAATTGCAAATAATTTTACTCGAGAATTGCATCTTGGACAAGCTAATATAATAATTCTATTTTTTTCTTTATTTTCTGTTTATACCAAAGATAAAAATCGTTTTCTTTCAGCTTTTTTTCTAGCGTATTCTGGTATAATAAAACCATATTTTATTTTATTCATAGTATACTATATATTACAAAAAGAATTTAAATATCTTCTGTATTTAATTTTGTCTATATTAATAATATCATTTATACCATTAATATTTTTTAATTTCAATTCTTTTATTGAAAACTACCAGTTATGGTTTAATGAAATAAAAATAGAAATTTTAAGAGAAAGAAGTGAAATTAGTTATGGCAATATATCAATATTCACTTTTTTCGATAATTTTTTCATTAGTATCTTAAATTTAAAAAAAGAATTATCTCATATTATTACATTATCTTTAACTGGAATTTTTACTTACTTATTTTTAATTGAATCCAAAAAAAAATTGGATAAAAATTTACGATCATTTTACAATTTTTCATTTCTATTAAGCTTAATACCTTTATTAGCTTCAAATGGAAGAAGTATTTACATATTTTCATTTCCTTTAATTTTTCTTACATCATTTATTTTTAAAAGAAAAAATAACTTACTTATTACTTTATACATTATTGCTATTTTTCTAATTGGTATTAATTTTGGAGATATTCAACTTATATCGACATTTATAAGAAAATACTCTTTAATGCCTTTAGGAGTATTAATTCTATTATCTATATTGTTTTATAATGTAAAAAAAATAAAAATAACAAATACTGCAGGAATTTAA
- a CDS encoding transporter substrate-binding domain-containing protein: MKKFNFFFLFLIFSSLKAFGQDSNLLKIGYFDIKPFSYYDEKKRKDTGIILEFLKEKILTFKNKKIVFQQYPLSRVLTELNLNKIDAIAFLAKTKEREKNFNYTKTPIYTSNSFMTFLKTSPINYIKNIEDIKNETIGIGQHAALCDFLEKNRDQLTFEESSAENYNIVLINKLLFNRISAAYTYLPDSLYYEAKKSNTLKQLKFIKIPESPVSVYFVLSKNFIPKEQDLIEKNLKNNHLLYKPEFN; this comes from the coding sequence ATGAAGAAATTCAATTTTTTTTTCTTATTCTTAATATTCTCTTCTTTAAAAGCTTTTGGACAAGATAGTAATCTTTTAAAAATTGGTTATTTCGATATCAAACCATTTTCATATTATGACGAAAAAAAAAGAAAAGATACCGGAATTATTTTAGAATTTTTAAAAGAGAAGATTCTTACCTTTAAAAATAAAAAAATCGTATTTCAACAATATCCTTTGTCTAGAGTATTAACTGAATTAAATTTAAATAAAATTGACGCTATTGCTTTTCTAGCTAAAACAAAAGAAAGAGAAAAGAATTTTAACTATACAAAAACCCCCATCTATACTTCAAATAGTTTTATGACCTTCTTAAAAACTTCACCAATAAATTATATTAAAAATATTGAAGATATAAAAAATGAAACGATTGGAATTGGACAACATGCTGCTCTTTGTGATTTCTTAGAAAAAAATAGGGACCAACTTACTTTTGAAGAATCATCAGCAGAAAATTACAATATTGTGCTCATCAATAAATTACTATTTAATAGAATTTCTGCTGCTTATACATATTTACCAGATTCATTATATTATGAAGCTAAGAAGAGCAACACTTTAAAGCAATTAAAATTTATCAAAATACCGGAAAGTCCAGTTTCGGTTTATTTTGTCCTTTCAAAAAATTTTATCCCAAAAGAGCAAGATTTAATTGAAAAAAATTTAAAAAATAATCACTTACTATATAAACCAGAATTTAATTGA
- the menD gene encoding 2-succinyl-5-enolpyruvyl-6-hydroxy-3-cyclohexene-1-carboxylic-acid synthase gives MNSEFSYKIIKNLMQWGVREFYVCAGARNVPLIELLLSNKEIKIYSHFDERSLAFYALGRMKALNSPVAVIVTSGTAVAELFPAVIEAYYSDLPLVVVTADRPKKQRGTGSPQTIEQKNIFGNYVSVCIDIEAHDEFNISCYRKNKPIHINPCFDVPLQSNEIKEYNFDNLIKDNIGELTLNYSNEFEVFKKFISESKNLLVLVSKNYIENKSVLINFLRYLNRPVYLESISNLRECEELNEIKILFANNLWERAKHLKLDFDSVLKIGNTPTHKIWREIDESNLKLNVLSISESHFSGSYKADHLQVNFRDFFPKLKEILLSDFNIVNKKMELLINQSYDNYCSALEILNEFPNSEHSFLHKLSLKIPKKSLIYLGNSLPIRTWDLIATYENKDLQIEASRGANGIDGQISTFLGCAVENKLNIGIFGDLTTLYDLQSLWAQYNKNIAFIIFIINNSGGQIFNSVLGGETVDFCKNNHDLQFKSWAEMWNINYQLIEDINQLNDINFEFINNMKLIVEIKPCNLETENFGKKLKSIQLNSGLYSK, from the coding sequence ATGAATTCTGAGTTTTCCTACAAAATTATTAAAAATCTTATGCAGTGGGGAGTTAGGGAATTTTATGTTTGTGCAGGTGCAAGAAATGTTCCTTTAATAGAACTTTTATTAAGTAATAAAGAAATAAAAATTTATAGCCATTTTGATGAAAGAAGCTTGGCATTTTATGCATTAGGAAGAATGAAAGCATTAAACTCACCTGTTGCTGTTATTGTTACTTCTGGCACAGCAGTAGCTGAGTTATTTCCTGCTGTTATTGAAGCTTATTATTCTGATTTACCCTTAGTAGTAGTAACTGCTGATAGACCTAAAAAGCAAAGAGGAACTGGTTCGCCCCAAACTATTGAACAAAAAAATATATTTGGAAACTATGTCTCAGTATGTATTGATATTGAAGCGCACGATGAATTTAATATTTCTTGTTATAGGAAAAATAAACCCATTCATATAAATCCTTGCTTTGATGTTCCATTGCAGTCTAATGAAATAAAAGAATATAATTTTGATAATTTAATAAAAGATAATATTGGGGAATTAACTTTAAATTACTCAAATGAATTTGAAGTATTCAAAAAATTTATCAGTGAAAGTAAAAATTTATTAGTTCTTGTTTCGAAGAATTATATTGAAAATAAATCAGTTTTAATTAATTTTTTAAGGTATTTAAATAGACCTGTTTATCTTGAATCAATTTCAAATTTGCGTGAATGCGAAGAATTAAATGAAATTAAAATTTTATTTGCAAATAATTTATGGGAAAGAGCTAAACATTTAAAGTTAGATTTTGATAGTGTTTTAAAAATTGGGAATACTCCTACCCATAAAATTTGGCGTGAAATTGATGAAAGTAATTTAAAATTAAATGTGTTATCAATTTCTGAGTCTCATTTTTCTGGTTCTTATAAGGCCGATCATTTACAAGTAAATTTTAGAGATTTTTTTCCTAAACTAAAAGAAATTTTATTGTCAGATTTTAATATTGTAAATAAAAAAATGGAATTATTAATTAATCAATCTTATGACAATTATTGCAGTGCTTTAGAAATTTTAAATGAATTTCCTAATTCTGAACATTCTTTTTTACATAAATTGTCTCTTAAGATACCAAAGAAAAGTCTTATTTATTTAGGAAATAGTTTGCCTATAAGAACTTGGGATCTTATTGCCACATATGAAAATAAAGATTTGCAAATTGAAGCTTCAAGAGGAGCAAATGGAATAGATGGTCAAATTTCAACTTTTTTAGGCTGTGCTGTTGAGAATAAACTTAATATTGGCATATTTGGTGATTTAACTACATTATATGATTTGCAGAGTCTTTGGGCTCAATACAATAAAAATATAGCATTTATAATATTTATTATTAATAATTCTGGGGGGCAAATATTTAATAGTGTACTTGGTGGGGAAACGGTTGATTTTTGTAAGAATAACCATGATTTGCAATTTAAATCTTGGGCTGAAATGTGGAATATTAATTATCAGTTAATAGAAGATATTAATCAACTAAATGATATAAATTTTGAGTTTATAAATAACATGAAACTCATAGTAGAAATAAAACCATGTAATCTTGAAACAGAAAATTTTGGAAAAAAATTAAAGTCAATTCAATTAAATTCTGGTTTATATAGTAAGTGA